From Amphiprion ocellaris isolate individual 3 ecotype Okinawa chromosome 2, ASM2253959v1, whole genome shotgun sequence, a single genomic window includes:
- the calr gene encoding calreticulin, producing the protein MTALSLLLLAVSAASALAESTVYFREQFEDGGAWKSRWVESKHKSDYGKFVLTAGKFYGDAEKDKGLQTSQDARFYALSTRFDDFSNQGQPLVIQFTVKHEQSIDCGGGYIKLFPSEVSQEDMHGDSVYNIMFGPDICGPGTKKVHVIFNYKGKNHLINKDVRCKDDEYTHLYTLIVNPDNTYEVKIDNKKVESGNLEDDWDFLPPKKIKDPEAKKPEDWDDREKIPDPDDKKPEDWDKPENIPDPDAKKPDDWDDEMDGEWEPPMVTNPDYKGEWKPREISNPAYKGKWIHPEIDNPEYTADSEIYKYDSIGVIGLDLWQVKSGTIFDNFLITNDPNVAEEVGNDTWGKTKDAEKKMKESQEEEERKKREEEDKKRRDEAKEEDEEEEEEKDEEEEEEEEEGEEREEEEEEEEEEEEEDEGTDSKLKDEL; encoded by the exons ATGACCGCCCTGTCGCTGCTTTTGTTGGCCGTGTCGGCGGCATCTGCACTGGCCGAGTCCACTGTGTATTTCCGAGAGCAATTTGAAGATGGGG GCGCCTGGAAGAGTCGCTGGGTGGAATCCAAGCACAAGTCCGACTACGGCAAGTTCGTCCTGACAGCAGGGAAGTTCTACGGAGATGCAGAGAAAGATAAAG GCCTGCAGACCAGCCAGGATGCCCGTTTCTACGCCCTGTCCACCCGTTTTGATGACTTCAGCAACCAGGGCCAGCCGCTGGTCATCCagttcactgtgaagcacgagCAGAGCATCGACTGTGGAGGAGGCTACATTAAACTGTTCCCCTCTGAGGTCAGCCAGGAGGACATGCATGGAGACTCGGTCTACAACATCATGTTTG GTCCTGATATTTGCGGCCCGGGCACAAAGAAAGTTCATGTGATCTTCAACTACAAAGGCAAGAACCATCTGATTAACAAGGACGTCCGGTGCAAG GACGATGAATACACCCACTTGTACACGCTGATCGTCAACCCCGACAACACCTACGAGGTGAAGATCGACAACAAGAAGGTCGAGTCCGGCAACCTGGAGGACGACTGGGACTTTCTGCCTCCCAAGAAAATTAAGGACCCTGAGGCCAAGAAGCCAGAAGACTGGGATGACCGGGAGAAGATCCCCGACCCTGATGATAAGAAACCAGAG GATTGGGACAAACCTGAGAACATCCCTGATCCTGATGCCAAGAAGCCCGACGACTGGGACGACGAGATGGACGGAGAGTGGGAGCCTCCGATGGTCACCAACCCTGATTACAAG GGCGAGTGGAAACCCAGAGAGATCAGCAATCCGGCCTACAAGGGAAAGTGGATCCACCCTGAGATCGACAACCCCGAGTACACAGCTGATTCTGAGATCTATAAGTACGACAGCATCGGCGTGATCGGCCTCGACTTGTGGCAG gTCAAGTCTGGCACCATCTTTGACAACTTCCTCATCACCAACGACCCGAACGTGGCGGAAGAAGTCGGCAACGACACCTGGGGCAAAACTAAG GATGctgagaagaagatgaaggaaagccaggaggaggaggagcgaaAGAAGCGCGAGGAAGAGGACAAGAAGAGGAGGGACGAGGCaaaggaggaggacgaggaggaagaggaggagaaggatgaggaggaggaggaggaggaggaagagggagaggagcgcgaggaggaggaagaagaggaagaagaggaggaagaggaggatgaaggcaCAGACTCTAAACTCAAGGACGAGTTATAA